The Polaribacter sp. MED152 region AAAGTATTTTATGATGCGTTAGATATTGTAGAAGAAAGAAAAGGAGAAGGTGAAGAAAAATCAGCTTTAGAGATTTGGAAAGATGGTTTATCTAATGTAATGCCTCACGTAGAAGTTCGTTCAAGACGAGTTGGTGGTGCAACATTTCAAATACCAATGCAAATTAGACCGGACAGAAAAGTGTCTATGGCAATTAAATGGATGATTTTATATACTCGTAAGAGAAATGAAAAAACCATGGCACAGCGTTTAGCAGCTGAAATTTTAGCTGCGGCTAAAGAAGAAGGTGCTGCTGTTAAGAAAAGAGTAGATACTCATAAAATGGCAGAAGCAAACAAAGCATTCTCACACTTTAGATTTTAATAGAAATGGCTAGAAATTTAAAATATACAAGAAATATTGGTATTGCAGCACATATTGATGCTGGTAAGACAACAACTACAGAGCGTGTATTGTATTATACAGGAGTTTCTCATAAAATTGGAGAAGTTCATGATGGTGCAGCTACAATGGACTGGATGGAGCAAGAGCAAGAAAGAGGTATTACAATTACTTCTGCTGCAACTACTTGTACTTGGCAGTTTCCATTAGAGAACGCGCAACCAACACCAGAAACTAAAGGATATCACTTTAATATTATTGATACTCCTGGTCACGTAGATTTTACTGTTGAAGTAAATAGATCTTTACGTGTATTAGATGGTTTGGTTTTCTTGTTTTCTGCTGTTGATGGTGTAGAGCCTCAATCAGAAACAAACTGGAGATTGGCTGATAACTATAAAGTACCAAGAATTGGATTCGTTAACAAAATGGATCGTCAAGGTTCTGACTTTTTAGGAGTTTGTCAGCAAGTAAAAGATATGTTAAAATCTAATGCTGTACCAATCGTTTTAAATATTGGTGAAGAGGATGGTTTTAAAGGAATTATCGATTTAGTGAAGAATCGTGCTATTGTATGGCATGATCAAACACAAGGGGCAACTTTTGATGTAATTGAAATTCCAGATGATTTAAAAGAAGAAGCAAGAAAATATAGAGCTTTATTAATAGAAGAAGTAGCAAGTTACGATGAGAACTTACTAGAAAAATTCATGGAAGATGAAGATTCTATTACTGAAGAAGAGGTACATGCTGCTTTAAGAGCTGCTGTTATGGATATGGCTATCATACCTATGATTTGTGGTTCTGCATTTAAAAATAAAGGTGTTCAGTTCTTATTAGATGCTGTATGTCGTTATTTACCTTCTCCTATTGATAAGGAAGGTATTGTAGGTGTTAATCCAGATACAGACGAAGAAGAATTACGTAAGCCAGATGTTAAGGAGCCATTCGCTGCTTTAGCATTTAAAATTGCAACAGATCCTTTCGTAGGTCGTTTAGCATTTTTTAGAGCTTATTCAGGTCGTTTAGATGCTGGTTCTTATGTTTTAAATAACAGATCAAATAAAAAAGAGCGTATATCACGTATCTATCAAATGCATGCGAACAAGCAAAATGCAATTGATTTTATTGAGGCTGGAGATATTGGTGCTGCTGTAGGTTTTAAGTCAATTAAAACTGGTGATACTTTATCTGATGAAAAACATCCAATTGTTTTAGAATCTATGGATTTTCCAGATCCAGTAATTGGTATCGCTGTTGAGCCAAAAACAAAAGCTGACGTTGATAAGTTAGGTATTGGTTTAGGTAAATTAGCAGAAGAAGATCCTACATTCACAGTTAGAACAGATGAAGCTTCAGGTCAGACTATTATTTCTGGTATGGGTGAATTACACTTAGATGTAATTGTAGATCGTTTAAAGCGTGAATTTAAAGTAGAAGTTAACCAAGGGCAACCTCAGGTTGAGTATAAAGAAGCTATTACTGCATCTGCAGATCATAGAGAAGTTTATAAGAAACAGTCTGGTGGTCGTGGTAAATTTGCAGACATCGTGTTTACTATGGAGCCTGCAGATGAAGGTGTTCAAGGTTTACAGTTTGAATCTATAATTAAGGGTGGTAACGTTCCTAAAGAATTTGTACCTTCTGTAGAGAAAGGATTCAAAGAAGCAATGAGAAACGGACCTTTAGCTGGTTATGAGATGGATTCTATGAAAGTTACTTTAAAGGATGGATCTTTCCACGCAGTGGATTCTGATCAATTATCTTTTGAGTTGGCTGCAAAATTAGGTTTTAAAGCTGCTGCTAAAGCTGCTAAAGCTAAAATCATGGAGCCTTTAATGAAGTTAGAAGTTTTAACTCCAGAAGAAAATATGGGGGATATCGTTGGTGACTTGAACAGAAGAAGAGGTCAAGTAAACGATATGTCAGACAGAGCTGGTGCTAAAGTTGTAAAAGCTATAGTTCCATTATCAGAAATGTTTGGTTATGTTACTGCCTTAAGAACAATGTCTTCTGGTAGAGCAACATCAACAATGGAATTTTCTCACTATGCAGAAACTCCTTCTAATATTTCAGAAGAAGTAATTGCTGCTGCTAAAGGTTAATCTACTAAAACAAATAAGATGAGTCAAAAAATTAGAATAAAATTAAAGTCTTACGATTATAATTTAGTAGATAAATCTGCTGAAAAGATTGTAAAGACAGTTAAAAGTACTGGAGCTATTGTTAATGGTCCAATACCTTTACCAACACATAAAAAGATTTTTACTGTTTTACGTTCTCCACACGTAAATAAAAAATCTAGAGAGCAATTTCAATTAGCTGCTTACAAAAGATTATTAGACATTTATAGTTCTTCTTCGAAAACTATTGATGCTTTAATGAAGCTTGAGTTACCAAGTGGTGTGGAAGTAGAAATTAAGGTATAAGTATTACTAAAAAAACTTTTGATTTAATGATTTTGTTAAATCAAAAGTTTTTTATACTTTTGCAACCCGAAATAGAGTAGGGTAAAGTTTTGTATTTGTGATAAATAAATCAAAACTACATGTCCAGAGCGTTTCGCGAAGGAAAAACGGAAAAACAAAATCAGCGTTGAATTTGTTTTGACGCTTTTTTTTTACAGAAATGTAAAAGGGCTAGATTAGAAACATTTGTTTCAAACAATTAATAGAAATAGACGCGCTGGAAAATAATCTATCGTCTTAAAATTTAAAATTAATGTCTGGGTTAATAGGTAGAAAAATTGGAATGACCAGCTTATTTGATGAAAATGGGAAGAATATTCCTTGTACAGTAATCGAAGCAGGTCCTTGCGTTGTTACCCAAGTCAGAACCGAAGAGGTTGACGGCTACAATGCGTTGCAACTTGGTTTCGATGACAAAAAAGCAAAGAGTTCTAACAAAGCGTTAGATGGTCACTTTAAAAAAGCTGGCACAACTGCTAAGAAAAAAGTTGTTGAATTTCAAGGGTTTGAAGAAGAGTATAAATTAGGAGATGCTATTACTGTAGAGCATTTTACTGAGGGAGAATTTGTTGATGTTTCAGGTACTTCTAAAGGTAAAGGTTTTCAGGGTGTTGTTAAGCGTCATGGTTTTGGTGGTGTAGGTCAAGCTACTCACGGTCAACATAACCGTTTAAGAGCTCCTGGTTCTATTGGCGCTGCATCTTATCCTGCAAGAGTATTCAAAGGAATGCGTATGGCAGGAAGAATGGGAGGAGAGAAAGTGAAAGTACAAAACTTAAGAGTGTTAAAAGTAGTTGCTGAAAAGAACTTACTTGTTGTTAAAGGAGCTGTTCCTGGACATAAAAACGCTTTTGTAACTATTCAGAAATAATGAAAGTAGCAGTTTTAGATATTACAGGTAAAGATACAGGTAGAAAGGTTGAGCTTTCTAAAGATGTATTTGGTATAGAGCCTAACGATCATGCAATTTATTTAGATGTAAAACAGTATTTGGCAAATCAACGTCAAGGTACTCATAAGTCTAAAGAAAGGGCAGAAATAGTTGGTTCAACAAGAAAGATTAAAAAACAAAAAGGAACTGGTACTGCAAGAGCAGGATCTATCAAGTCTGGTGTTTTTAGAGGTGGTGGACGTATGTTCGGACCAAGACCTAGAAATTATTCTTTCAAGTTAAATAAAAATTTAAAGCGTTTGGCTAGAAAGTCTGCTTTAAGTATTCAAGCAAATGATAAGAATTTAGTAGTTGTTGAAGATTTTAACTTTGACACTCCAAAGACAAAAAACTTCGTAGATGTTTTAAAATCTTTAGAGTTAGATGCTAAAAAATCATTATTTGTTTTAGATGGTGAAAATGCAAATGTTTATTTGTCTTCACGTAATTTAAAAAATTCTAAAGTTATTAAAGCTTCAGAAATTAATACTTATGGTGTTTTAAATGCTAATAAGATAGTAATAACAGAAGGTTCTTTAGAAGGAATTAATTCAAATTTAAGCAAATAGGGAAATGAGTATTTTAATTAAACCTATTATCACGGAAAAAGCAACAAACGATAGTGAATTATTTAATCGTTATGCATTTGTTGTAGATAAAAACGCTAACAAATTAGAAATTAAAAGTGCAGTTGAATCTGCATATGGAGTTTCTATTTCAAGTGTAAAAACTTTAAATTATCCAATTCAGAGAAATACTAAGTATACTAAGAAAGGTTTAGTAACTGGAATTAAAAGTGGGTATAAGAAAGCTATTGTACAGTTAGCAGAAGGAGAAAGTATTGATTTTTATAACAATCTTTAAGAAAAGACACAATGTCAGTTAGAAAATTAAAACCAATAACACCAGGTCAGCGTTTTAGAGTTGTAAATGGGTTCGACGCCATAACAACTGATAAGCCGGAAAAGTCATTATTGGCACCGAAAAAAAGATCTGGAGGTCGAAACAGTCAAGGTAGAATGACTACACGTAACATAGGTGGAGGTCATAAGCAGAAATATCGTATTATCGATTTTAAAAGAGATAAGAAAGATGTTCCTGCAACAGTTAAAACTATAGAGTACGATCCAAATCGTACTGCATTTATTGCTTTACTTAGTTATGCTGATGGTGAAAAGAGATATGTAATTGCTCAAAACGGTTTAACTGTAGGTCAGACTGTAGTTTCAGGAAGTGGTATTACTCCAGAAATTGGTAATGCAATGCCTTTAAGTGAAATTCCATTAGGAACAACTATTTCATGTATTGAGTTACGTCCTGGTCAGGGTGCTGTTATGGCAAGATCTGCTGGATCTTTTGCTCAGTTAATGGCAAGAGATGGTAAGTATGCTACTGTTAAATTACCTTCAGGTGAAACTAGATTAATTCTACTTACTTGTATGGCTACAATTGGAGTTGTATCTAATTCAGATCATCAATTATTAGTTTCTGGTAAAGCTGGTAGAAGAAGATGGTTAGGTAGAAGACCAAGAGTTAATGCTGTTAGAATGAACCCTGTAGATCACCCAATGGGAGGTGGTGAAGGACGTTCTTCTGGAGGTCATCCAAGATCAAGAAATGGTATACCTGCTAAAGGTTACAAAACTAGATCTAAGACTAAGGCTAGTAATAAGTATATCATAGAACGTAGAAAGAAATAATTAAGTTATGGCAAGATCATTAAAAAAAGGACCTTACGTTCACTATAAGTTAGAGAAAAAAGTGTTAGCTAATGTAGAAGCTGGAAATAAAACAGTTATTAAGACTTGGTCTAGAGCAAGTATGATAACTCCAGATTTCGTTGGTCAAACTATTGCAGTTCACAATGGACGTCAGTTTGTACCAGTTTACGTTACTGAAAACATGGTAGGGCATAAATTAGGCGAATTTTCACCAACACGTTCTTTTAGAGGACATGCAGGTGCAAAAAATAAAGGTAAAAAATAGTAGGAAATGGGAGTTCGTAAAAAAAATATGGCAGATCAGTTAAAAGCAGATAGAAAGCAACGTGCTTTCGCTAAGCTTACTAACTGTCCTACATCACCAAGAAAAATGCGTTTAGTTGCTGATCAAGTAAGAGGTGTTGAAGTTGAAAAAGCTTTACAAATCTTAAAATTCAGTCCTAAAGAGGCATCTATTAATTTAGAAAAATTATTGTTATCTGCAATTGCAAATTGGCAAGCTAAGAATGAAGATTCATCTATAGAAGATGCTGGTTTATTCGTAAAGTCTATTTGTGTAGATAGCGCAGGTATGTTAAAAAGATTAAGACCTGCTCCACAAGGTCGTGCTCATAGAATTCGTAAGCGTTCTAATCACGTTACTTTAGAGTTAGGTAGTAAAAATTTAAGTAATTAATCAAAGTAGAAATGGGACAAAAAACAAATCCAATTGGGAATCGTTTAGGAATCATCAGAGGTTGGGAGTCTAACTGGTATGGTGGAAATGACTACGGAGATAAAATTGCTGAAGATGATAAGATAAGAAAGTATATTCATGCTAGATTATCTAAAGCAAGTGTTTCTAGAGTAATTATAGAGCGTACTTTAAAACTTGTAACCGTTACTATTACTACTGCCCGTCCAGGTATCATTATTGGTAAAGGAGGTCAGGAAGTAGACAAGTTAAAAGAGGAGCTTAAGAAAATTACTGGTAAAGAAGTTCAAATTAATATTTTTGAAATTAAGCGTCCAGAATTAGATGCAAGATTAGTTGCAACTAGTGTTGCACGTCAAATTGAAAATAGAATTTCTTACAAGAGAGCTATAAAAATGGCAATTGCTGCTACAATGCGTATGAATGCTGAAGGTATCAAAATTCAGATTTCAGGACGTTTAAATGGAGCAGAAATGGCTAGATCAGAACATTTTAAAGAAGGTAGAATTCCTCTTTCTACTTTTAGAGCTGACATTGATTATGCTTTAGTTGAAGCGCATACAACCTATGGTAGATTAGGTGTAAAAGTATGGATAATGAAAGGTGAGGTTTATGGTAAAAGAGAGTTATCTCCTTTAGTTGGTTTGTCTAAAAAGCAAGGTGGTAAAGGTGGTGATAGATCTAAACGTCAACCACGTAGAAGAAAATAATTTTTAAACTAGAAATTAAAAATGTTACAGCCAAAAAGAGTAAAATATCGTAAGGTACAGAAAGGCAAAGGAAATATGTCTGGAAACTCTCAAAGAGGTAATCAACTTTCTAACGGAATGTTTGGTATTAAATCTTTGGACCAGAATTTATTAACTTCACGTCAGATTGAAGCAGCTCGTATTGCAGCTACTCGTCATATGAAAAGAGAAGGTCAGTTATGGATTAAAATCTTTCCAGATAAACCTATTACAAAGAAACCTTTAGAGGTACGTATGGGTAAAGGTAAAGGTGCTCCAGATCATTTCGTAGCAGTAATCAAACCAGGTAGAATTTTGTTTGAAGTTGGTGGTGTACCAATGAACGTAGCAAAAGAAGCTCTTCGTTTAGCTGCTCAAAAACTTCCAGTAAGAACGAAGTTTGTAATCGCAAGAGATTTTGATATTAACGCATAATTCTAAAGAAAATGAAACAGTCAGAAATTAAAGAATTATCTACAGCTGATCTTAATGAAAAGTTGGTAGCGTTGCAAAAAAATTATACCGATCTTAAAATGGCTCACGCAATTACTCCTATGGAGAATCCTTTGCAGTTGAGAAGTTTAAGAAGAACTGTAGCAAGAATTGCAACAGAATTAACAAAAAGAGAATTACAATAATTCTATAGTCAGTTTTAAAGATGGAAAAAAGAAATCTTAGAAAAGAGAGAATTGGTGTTGTTTCTAGTAGCAAAATGGAGAAATCTATTGTTGTTTCTGAAACGAAAAGAGTAAAACACCCAATGTACGGTAAATTCGTTTTAAAGACGAAAAAGTACGTTGCACACGACGAACAGAATGATTGCAACGAAGGAGATACTGTTAGGATCATGGAAACTAGACCTATGAGTAAATCTAAACGTTGGAGATTAGTAGAAATCCTAGAAAGAGCTAAATAATATGTTACAGACAGAATCAAGATTAAAAGTAGCAGACAATACTGGAGCAAAAGAAGTTTTAGTAATTAGAGTTTTAGGAGGAACAAAAAAACGTTACGCAAGTATTGGAGACAAGATTGTTGTATCAGTTAAATCTGCAACTCCTAACGGAACTGTAAAAAAAGGTCAAGTATCTAGAGCAGTTGTTGTAAGAACTAAAAAAGAAGTTAGACGTAAAGACGGGTCTTATATTAGATTTGACGATAACGCTTGTGTACTATTAAATCCTACTGAGGAGATGAGAGGAACACGTGTTTTTGGACCAGTTGCTCGTGAGCTTCGTGAGAAACAATTTATGAAAATTGTATCATTAGCACCTGAAGTGCTTTAAACTATTACACAAATGAAGAAGTTCAAATTAAAATCAGGAGATACTGTAAAAGTTATTGCAGGTGATCATAAAGGATCTGAAGGTAAAGTTTTACAAATTATCAAAGACAAGGATAGAGTATTGGTAGAAGGTGTGAATTTAGTTTCTAAACACACTAAACCAAGTGCACAAAGTCCTCAAGGTGGTATTGTAAAAAAAGAAGCATCATTACATATATCTAACGTTATGTTGATAGAAGATGGTGTAGCTGTAAGAGTTGGTTATAATGTTGATGGAGGTACTAAAACTAGAATCTCTAAAAAAACGAATAAATAGAATTAATCATGAGTTACGTACCAAGATTAAAAGCAGAATACAAAGAAAGAGTTATAAAAAGTCTTACTGAAGAATTCAGCTATAAGAATGTTATGCAAGTACCGAAATTAGAAAAAATTGTTGTTTCTAAAGGTGTTGGTGCTGCTATTGCAGATAAGAAATTAATAGATTATGCTGTAGAAGAGTTGACAAAAATTACTGGTCAAAAAGCAATTTCTACGATGTCTAAGAAAGATGTTGCATCTTTTAAATTACGTAAAGGAATGCCAATTGGTGTAAAAGTTACGTTAAGAGGAGATAAAATGTATGAGTTTTTAGACAGATTAGTTACTGCTTCTTTACCACGTGTAAGAGACTTTAACGGTATTAAAGCTAATGGATTTGATGGGAGAGGTAATTATAACTTAGGTATTACTGAGCAAATTATTTACCCAGAAATTAATATAGACCAAGTTAAGAAAATCAATGGAATGGATATTACATTTGTAACATCTGCTGAAACTGATAAAGAAGCGAAGTCATTATTAGGAGAATTAGGTTTACCATTCAAAAAAAATTAAGAAATGGCTAAAGAATCAATGAAAGCGCGTGAGCGCAAAAGAGAACGTACAGTTGCAAAGTATGCTGAGAAAAGAAAAGCTTTAAAAGAGGCTGGAGATTACGAAGCATTGCAAAAGTTACCAAAAAATGCATCACCAGTAAGATTACATAATAGATGTAAATTAACTGGACGTCCAAAAGGATATATGAGACAGTTTGGTATTTCTCGTGTAACTTTTCGTGAAATGGCTAATCAGGGATTGATACCAGGAGTTAAAAAAGCTAGTTGGTAGAAATTTCATTATAAGTCTATAAATAAAAATAGAAGGTGTATCTTTGCACGCTCTATTTTTTTTGAGTATTAGAATTTTAACTGATTAAAGGTTCAATTTTCACAGAGAAATCTGTAGCATAAATAGAGGAAATTGAAAACCATAGTCGCAATTTAAGTAAATATGTATACAGATCCAATTGCGGATTTTCTTACAAGAGTAAGAAATGCTATTGCAGCAGGACACAGAGTAGTGGAAATTCCAGCTTCAAATTTGAAGAAGGAAATGACTAAGATTTTGTTTGATCAAGGTTATATTTTGAGCTATCAGTTCAATGACGATAAGGTTCAAGGGACTATTAAGATCGCTTTAAAGTATGACAAGGAAACAAAAGAGTCAGTAATTAGAAAAATTCAACGTATCAGTACACCTGGTTTACGTAAATACGTGGGGTCTTCAGAGATGCCTAGAGTATTAAACGGTCTTGGTATTGCTATTGTTTCAACATCAAAAGGTGTTATGACAAACAAAAAAGCAAAACAAGAGAATGTTGGAGGAGAAGTTTTATGTTACGTTTATTAAACCTGAGAGATGAGTAGAATTGGAAAAAACCCAGTTAGCATCGCACAAGGTGTAGATGTAAGCATTAAAGACAACGTTATTACTGTAAAAGGAAAGTTAGGTGAATTATCACAAACTATTTCTGAAGGAATTACGGTAAGTATTGAAGATAACACTATCACTTTAGATAGAGCTTCAGAAAGTAAAGACCATAAAGCACAACATGGTTTAATGAGAGCATTGATCAATAATATGATCGAAGGTGTTTCTAAAGGATGGACTAAAGATTTAGAATTGGTAGGTGTTGGTTATAGAGCATCGAATCAAGGACAAAAGTTAGATTTAGCTTTAGGTTTCTCACATAATATTGTTTTAAACTTGGCTCCAGAAGTTAAAGTTGAAACTATTTCAGAGAAAGGGAAAAACCCAATCATTAAATTAACTTCGTTTGATAAACAATTAGTTGGTCAAGTAGCTGCAAAGATTCGTTCTTTCAGAACTCCAGAACCTTATAAAGGTAAAGGTGTTAAGTTTGTTGGTGAAGTATTAAGAAGAAAAGCAGGTAAGTCTGCATAATATATAGCATTATGGCATTATCAAAGCTACAAAGAAGAGCTAGAATTAAGCGTAGAATTAGAAAGATCGTTTCTGGTACTGCTACTAAACCAAGATTATCGGTTTATAGGAGTAACAAAGAGATTTATGCGCAACTAGTAGACGATGTAAACGGAGTTACTTTAGCTTCTGTTTCATCTAGAGATAAAGAAATAAAAGCAAGTTCTAAAGCTGAGGCAGCTACTGCAGTAGGAAAATCAATTGCAGAAAAAGCTACCAAATCAGGTATTGAAACAGTTGCTTTCGATAGAAATGGTTATTTATACCATGGTAGAGTTAAAGTATTAGCAGAAGCTGCAAGAGAAGCTGGTTTAAAATTTTAAGAAATTATGCAAGGTTATAAAAACGTAGAAAGAGTTAAACCAAGCGGATTAGAGCTTGTAGATAGATTAGTTGGTGTACAACGTGTAACTAAAGTAACAAAAGGGGGTAGAGCATTTGGTTTCTCTGCAATCGTTGTTGTTGGTGATGGTAATGGTGTTGTAGGTCATGGTTTAGGAAAATCTAAGGATGTTTCTTCTGCTATTGCAAAAGCAGTAGAAGATGCAAAGAAAAATTTAGTAAGAATACCTATTTTAGAAGGTACTTTACCTCATGAGCAAAAAGGTAAGTTTGGTGGTGCAAAAGTATTCATCAAGCCTGCTTCTCCTGGTACAGGGGTTATTGCTGGTGGTGCAGTTCGTGCAGTATTAGAATCTGTTGGTGTACATGATGTATTATCAAAATCTCAAGGTTCTTCAAATCCTCACAATGCAGTAAAGGCAACTTTTGATGCTTTACTTCAATTAAGAAGTGCAGCAGCAATTGCTAAGCAAAGAGGTATATCTTTAGAAAAAGTATTTAACGGATAAATCTAGAAGAGATGGCAAAAATTAAGGTTACACAAGTAAAAAGTCAAATCGGGCGTTTAAAGAATCAGAAAAGAACTTTAGAGGCTTTAGGTTTACGTAGATTAAACCAAACTGTTGAGCATGAGGCAACTCCATCAATCGTTGGTATGGTAAATAAAGTTTCACATTTGGTTTCTGTAGAGGAGTCAAAATAAGATATTTAAAATGAGTAGTTTACACAACTTAACACCAGCAGAAGGATCTGTTAAAAAAGGGAAAAGAATCGCACGTGGTGAAGGTTCTGGTCATGGAGGAACTTCTACAAGAGGTCACAAAGGGGCTAAATCTCGTTCAGGTTATTCTAGAAAAATAGGTTTTGAGGGTGGTCAAATGCCACTTCAAAGACGTGTGCCAAAATTTGGTTTCACGAACATAAACCGTAAAGAATATCAAGGTATCAATTTAGATAAATTACAATCTTTAGTTGATGCAGGGAAAATAAAAGATACAGTAGATTTAGATACTTTAGTAGCTAATAGATTGGCAGGTAAGAATGACTTGGTTAAGATATTAGGTAATGGAGAATTAAAAGCTAAATTAAATATAACTGTACATAAATTTACAGCATCAGCAAAAGCGGCAATTGAAGCTGCTGGAGGAGAAGCTGTTACTTTATAAGATCTCGTAAATGATGAATTTTATTAATAGATTAAAAGACATTTTCAGTATTGAAGAATTAAAAAACAAAATTCTTCTAACAATTGGTTTAATTGCTGTGTATCGTTTTATGGCTGCTGTTCCTTTACCAGGCGTAGATCCATTACAACTTGCAGCTTTAAAAGAAAGTACAGATGGTGGTCTTTTAGGTTTATTGAATGCATTTACAGGAGGGGCATTTGCTAGAGCGTCAGTAATGGCACTTGGTATTATGCCATATATTTCTGCATCTATTGTAGTTCAGTTAATGGGAATAGCTGTTCCTTATTTACAGAAGTTACAGAAAGATGGAGAAAGTGGACGTAAAAAAATTACACAAATAACTAGATGGTTAACAATAGCTATTACTTTAGTGCAAGCACCAACGTATATTACAGCTATTAAAACTCAATTTGGTCTTGGTCCTGAAGCCTTTTTGGTAAGTGGAGCAACATTTTGGGTTTCATCAATAATCATTTTAACTGCAGGTACTATTTTTGCAATGTGGTTAGGAGAGCGTATTACAGATAAAGGTGTTGGTAATGGTATATCATTATTAATTACTGTTGGTATTATTGCTAACTTTCCTGCTGCATTTTTACAAGAGTTTGTTGCTAAAACAACAAATGCTGGTGCAGGTGGAGTAATGATGATCTTAATTGAAATCATTGTTTGGTTCGTAGTAATTTTACTTACTGTTTTATTAGTTACTGCTGTAAGAAAAATTGCAGTTCAATATGCTAGAAGAACAGTTGCAGGAAACGTACAAAATGTTGCAGGGAGTAGAGATTATATTCCTTTAAAATTAAATGCAGCTGGTGTAATGCCTATTATTTTTGCACAAGCAATAATGTTTATTCCTATGGCTTTAGCTCAGAGGTTTCCATTTATGGCAAGTTTGCAAGATATTAATGGCTTAGGTTACAATGTGATTTTTGCATTGTTAATTATCATTTTTAGTTTTTTCTATACAGCGATTACTATTCCTACGAATAAAATGGCTGAAGATTTAAAAAGAAGTGGTGGTTTTATACCAGGAATAAGACCAGGTAAAGATACTGCAGAACGTTTAGATTCTGTTTTATCTAGAATTACATTTCCAGGTTCTTTATTTTTAGCGGCTTTATCAATTTTGCCAGCAATTGTAGTTCAGTTTGGAGTACAACAGAGTTGGGCAATGTTTTACGGAGGTACATCACTAATCATTATGGTTGGTGTTGCTATAGATACATTACAACAAATTAATTCCTATTTATTAAATCGTCATTATGATGGTTTAATGAAAACAGGAAACAGCAATAGAAAATCGAATAAATAGTATGGCTAAACAATCAGCAATTCAACAAGATGGGACTATTACAGAAGCATTATCAAATGCAATGTTTCGTGTAGAATTAGAAAACGGTCATATTGTTACGGCTCATATATCAGGTAAAATGCGAATGCATTATATTAAACTTTTACCAGGTGATAAGGTAAAGTTAGAAATGAGTCCATACGATTTAACGAAAGCAAGAATTACTTACAGATACTAAAAACAAAACAGATGAAAGTTAGAGCATCAGTTAAAAAGAGAAGTGCCGACTGCAAAATAGTGCGCAGAAAAGGTAGATTATACGTGATTAATAAACAAAATCCTAGATTTAAACAAAGACAAGGGTAATGGCAAGAATAGCAGGTATTGATATTCCAAAGAATAAAAGAGGAGTTATTGCTTTAACTTACATCTTTGGTATAGGAAACAGCAGAGCTAAAAAAGTTTTAGCAGAAGCTAAGGTTGATG contains the following coding sequences:
- the rpsE gene encoding 30S ribosomal protein S5, with product MMQGYKNVERVKPSGLELVDRLVGVQRVTKVTKGGRAFGFSAIVVVGDGNGVVGHGLGKSKDVSSAIAKAVEDAKKNLVRIPILEGTLPHEQKGKFGGAKVFIKPASPGTGVIAGGAVRAVLESVGVHDVLSKSQGSSNPHNAVKATFDALLQLRSAAAIAKQRGISLEKVFNG
- the rpmD gene encoding 50S ribosomal protein L30 — translated: MAKIKVTQVKSQIGRLKNQKRTLEALGLRRLNQTVEHEATPSIVGMVNKVSHLVSVEESK
- the rplO gene encoding 50S ribosomal protein L15, giving the protein MSSLHNLTPAEGSVKKGKRIARGEGSGHGGTSTRGHKGAKSRSGYSRKIGFEGGQMPLQRRVPKFGFTNINRKEYQGINLDKLQSLVDAGKIKDTVDLDTLVANRLAGKNDLVKILGNGELKAKLNITVHKFTASAKAAIEAAGGEAVTL
- the secY gene encoding preprotein translocase subunit SecY, translating into MNFINRLKDIFSIEELKNKILLTIGLIAVYRFMAAVPLPGVDPLQLAALKESTDGGLLGLLNAFTGGAFARASVMALGIMPYISASIVVQLMGIAVPYLQKLQKDGESGRKKITQITRWLTIAITLVQAPTYITAIKTQFGLGPEAFLVSGATFWVSSIIILTAGTIFAMWLGERITDKGVGNGISLLITVGIIANFPAAFLQEFVAKTTNAGAGGVMMILIEIIVWFVVILLTVLLVTAVRKIAVQYARRTVAGNVQNVAGSRDYIPLKLNAAGVMPIIFAQAIMFIPMALAQRFPFMASLQDINGLGYNVIFALLIIIFSFFYTAITIPTNKMAEDLKRSGGFIPGIRPGKDTAERLDSVLSRITFPGSLFLAALSILPAIVVQFGVQQSWAMFYGGTSLIIMVGVAIDTLQQINSYLLNRHYDGLMKTGNSNRKSNK
- the infA gene encoding translation initiation factor IF-1, with product MAKQSAIQQDGTITEALSNAMFRVELENGHIVTAHISGKMRMHYIKLLPGDKVKLEMSPYDLTKARITYRY
- the ykgO gene encoding type B 50S ribosomal protein L36 → MKVRASVKKRSADCKIVRRKGRLYVINKQNPRFKQRQG